A part of Liolophura sinensis isolate JHLJ2023 chromosome 1, CUHK_Ljap_v2, whole genome shotgun sequence genomic DNA contains:
- the LOC135474756 gene encoding uncharacterized protein LOC135474756 isoform X2, which translates to MVNVPKTRRTFCASKKCKKHTLHKVSQYKKGRDSLYVQGKRRYDRKQSGYGGQTKPIFHKKAKTTKKIVLKMECSQCKYRKQLAIKRCKHFELGGDKKRKGQMIMF; encoded by the exons ATG GTCAACGTCCCAAAGACGAGGCGCACTTTCTGTGCCAGTAAAAAGTGCAAAAAGCATACCTTGCACAAGGTATCCCAGTACAAAAAGGGCCGAGATTCTCTCTATGTCCAAG GTAAACGACGTTACGATCGTAAGCAAAGTGGTTATGGTGGACAGACAAAACCCATTTTCCACAAAAAG GCCAAAACCACAAAGAAGATTGTTTTAAAGATGGAGTGCTCTCAATGCAAATACAGAAAGCAGTTAGCCATCAAACGCTGCAAGCACTTTGAACTGGGTGGTGACAAGAAGAGAAAG GGCCAGATGATCATGTTCTAA
- the LOC135474756 gene encoding uncharacterized protein LOC135474756 isoform X1, protein MLSQVNVPKTRRTFCASKKCKKHTLHKVSQYKKGRDSLYVQGKRRYDRKQSGYGGQTKPIFHKKAKTTKKIVLKMECSQCKYRKQLAIKRCKHFELGGDKKRKGQMIMF, encoded by the exons ATGTTGAGTCAG GTCAACGTCCCAAAGACGAGGCGCACTTTCTGTGCCAGTAAAAAGTGCAAAAAGCATACCTTGCACAAGGTATCCCAGTACAAAAAGGGCCGAGATTCTCTCTATGTCCAAG GTAAACGACGTTACGATCGTAAGCAAAGTGGTTATGGTGGACAGACAAAACCCATTTTCCACAAAAAG GCCAAAACCACAAAGAAGATTGTTTTAAAGATGGAGTGCTCTCAATGCAAATACAGAAAGCAGTTAGCCATCAAACGCTGCAAGCACTTTGAACTGGGTGGTGACAAGAAGAGAAAG GGCCAGATGATCATGTTCTAA
- the LOC135461410 gene encoding small acidic protein-like: MSKTFVTSDGAKHTRFPSDDEEDQKQKKRPEKTIEKIEVHSANSWEKADLGDGERNNKFLRLMGAGKKKHQGRFVIGDNTPHGSTVDGLEKKLDDKLEEQYKHSMEHRLLAGPKGHVGLGFHDEAADSKGDDQNGTKNSDAQTTNTKDKDSGEDTKKESKHEKSEYLKRPAEKSSETKEDKSDAKKMKFVKSSDD; the protein is encoded by the exons ATGAGTAAAACTTTTGTAACTTCAGACGGTGCAAAGCATACAAGGTTTCCTTCAGATGATGAGGAAgatcaaaaacagaaaaaaagaccGGAAAAAACAATTGAAAAGATAGAG GTTCATTCAGCCAACAGCTGGGAGAAAGCAGACTTGGGAGATGGAGAGAGAAATAATAAGTTTTTAAGATTGATGGGAGCTGGAAAG aaaaagCATCAGGGCAGATTTGTCATCGGAGATAACACTCCACATGGTTCAACTGTTG ACGGTCTGGAGAAGAAATTGGATGATAAACTGGAGGAGCAGTACAAACATAGCATGGAGCATAGACTGCTAGCTGGGCCAAAGGGTCATGTTGGACTTGGTTTCCATGACGAAGCAGCTGACAGCAAGGGAGATGACCAAAATGGGACAAAGAATTCTGATGCTCAGACTACAAACACAAAAGATAAGGACAGTGGAGAGGATACTAAAAAAGAGAGTAAACATGAGAAATCCGAATACCTGAAGCGACCAGCTGAGAAGTCATCAGAAACCAAGGAAGACAAATCTGATgccaagaaaatgaaatttgtcAAGTCATCTGATGACTGA